One Brassica napus cultivar Da-Ae chromosome C4, Da-Ae, whole genome shotgun sequence genomic region harbors:
- the LOC111205827 gene encoding uncharacterized protein LOC111205827, giving the protein MLHDCGMLEFPFTGDMLSWVGKRAGGTTVRCRLDRAVGNADWHENFPHSTVKYLRLWGSDHRPILADILIKPTRRSKKFKFDKRWLDNEELRQVILEGWKSPDLPANANIMEHISSCRKALSEWRRQHNINSAKLVEELKEKVEGLYADDNATTEEIAAALKELSDALKAEEMFWKQKSRVFWLREGDKNTKFFHALTKQRRARNKITQLLDANGNIVEDEEGLVAIATSYFRQIFESSIPEDIEEALSEVPTTVTGSMNDNLTAPVTEWEVKLALFAMHPDKAPGPDGMTALFYQKFWDIVKEDLTLMVNKFLFDGTVTNGLNDTNICLIPKTPKPNDMAQFRPISLCNVSYKIISKVLCQRLKKVLPGLISETQSAFVAGRQISDNIMIAQEMFHALRTKPSGRNKRMAIKTDMSKAYDRMEWSFIEAVMRKMGFSETWITWIMRCITSVKYKVLMNGQPRGHIVPATRLEIKDVLGIHNDGGMGKYLGIPEDISGSKCKLFAFLKDNLMHRVNGWTGRWLSKGGKEVMIKSILLALPTYVMSTFLLPLEICENLASAIAQFWWSSNPPKRGIHWAKWEKVCLPKEEGGIGFRLIHEFNLALLAKQLWRLTQYPDSLVARVLRGRYYRMTSPLREVSASNPSYVWTSIYAARKLLLLGIRQKIHSGYEIKVWEDQWIPTIPARPATPVAPVMHPNMRVSDLINQELKEWDVGLLENYVHPDDIPLIRSMAISSAHRRDTFCWNYTKNGQYTVKSGYWVAQNLMKPEEDKKILEPSITKLQAFAWTLKAPRKMCHLIWQLITGQVAVTRNLARRNMRCDNYCPRCGELEESVTHAIFECPPALQVWSLSATPTSTGIFPVASVYTNMDYLFWRKNEILAPDQDRDPYPCFAFGGRSTAMGDGEYASTLAMPELWNRLQGADFNDKRTP; this is encoded by the exons ATGCTTCATGATTGTGGGATGCTAGAGTTTCCTTTCACGGGGGACATGCTCTCTTGGGTAGGGAAGAGAGCAGGAGGAACAACCGTTCGATGTCGTTTAGACAGAGCGGTTGGAAATGCAGATTGGCACGAGAACTTTCCTCACTCAACTGTGAAGTATTTGAGGCTATGGGGATCAGACCATCGTCCGATTCTCGCAGACATACTCATTAAGCCGACTAGaagatcaaaaaaattcaaatttgacaAAAGATGGTTAGATAATGAGGAGCTAAGGCAAGTCATTCTGGAGGGATGGAAATCTCCTGATCTTCCCGCCAATGCGAATATAATGGAACATATTTCCAGCTGCCGAAAAGCCTTGAGTGAATGGAGGAGACAACATAATATTAATTCAGCAAAGCTAGTAGAGGAGCTCAAGGAGAAAGTTGAGGGCCTATACGCAGACGATAATGCGACGACTGAGGAAATTGCCGCAGCGTTGAAAGAACTCTCTGATGCTCTTAAAGCAGAGGAAATGTTCTGGAAACAAAAGAGTAGAGTGTTTTGGCTGAGAGAGGGagataaaaatactaaattctTCCATGCCCTAACGAAGCAAAGGAGAGCAAGGAACAAAATCACGCAGTTACTGGATGCAAATGGTAACATAGTTGAGGACGAGGAAGGCCtggtagccattgctactagctaTTTTCGGCAAATCTTTGAGTCTTCTATTCCAGAAGATATTGAAGAGGCGTTATCTGAAGTTCCGACGACGGTCACGGGATCAATGAATGACAACCTTACAGCTCCTGTTACTGAATGGGAAGTCAAACTAGCTCTTTTTGCCATGCATCCAGATAAGGCACCAGGGCCAGATGGGATGACTGCacttttttatcaaaagttttGGGATATAGTCAAGGAGGATTTAACtcttatggttaataaattcCTTTTTGATGGGACTGTGACTAATGGATtgaatgatacaaatatatgtcttaTCCCAAAGACACCTAAGCCAAATGATATGGCTCAATTCAGACCCATAAGCCTATGTAATGTCAGCTACAAGATCATCTCTAAAGTCTTATGCCAGAGACTAAAGAAAGTCTTGCCAGGATTGATATCAGAaacccagtcagcctttgttgcgGGAAGACAGATCTCAGATAATATCATGATTGCTCAAGAGATGTTTCATGCCCTGCGAACTAAACCGAGTGGACGTAATAAGAGGATGGCCATCAAGACAGACatgagtaaagcatatgataggatggaaTGGTCATTTATTGAAGCTGTGATGCGAAAGATGGGATTCTCGGAAACATGGATTACATGGATCATGAGGTGCATTACGTCGGTGAAATATAAAGTTCTTATGAATGGGCAGCCAAGAGGACATATTGTTCCAG CTACTAGGCTAGAGATCAAAGATGTACTTGGAATACATAATGATGGTGGGATGGGAAAGTACTTGGGAATCCCAGAGGATATTAGTGGCTCCAAATGTAAACTCTTTGCATTTTTAAAGGACAATCTTATGCACAGAGTTAATGGATGGACAGGTAGATGGCTCTCAAAAGGGGGGAAGGAGGTAATGATCAAATCCATCTTACTCGCTCTTCCGACATACGTTATGTCGACATTTCTGCTCCCATTGGAGATTTGTGAGAACCTTgctagtgccattgcacaattttggtggagctcGAATCCACCAAAGAGAGGAATACACTGGGCGAAATGGGAAAAAGTCTGTCTACCAAAAGAAGAGGGCGGGATTGGTTTCCGTTTGATCCATGAATTTAATCTAGCACTATTGGCAAAGCAACTTTGGAGATTGACTCAGTACCCTGATTCACTGGTTGCCCGAGTTTTGAGAGGCAGGTACTATAGGATGACCTCGCCATTACGAGAAGTCTCTGCAAGTAACCCATCATATGTGTGGACAAGCATTTATGCTGCAAGAAAGCTTTTGCTTCTCGGGATCAGACAGAAGATTCATTCTGGTTATGAGATCAAGGTGTGGGAGGACCAATGGATCCCAACGATACCTGCTAGACCAGCTACACCTGTAGCACCTGTAATGCATCCGAATATGAGAGTTAGTGACCTCATTAACCAAGAATTGAAGGAATGGGATGTAGGGCTACTAGAGAATTATGTCCACCCCGATGACATACCACTCATTCGTAGTATGGCTATAAGTTCTGCCCATCGCCGTGATACCTTCTGCTGGAACTACACGAAGAATGGCCAATACACTGTTAAATCTGGATACTGGGTTGCTCAAAACCTGATGAAGCCAGAAGAGGACAAGAAAATACTGGAACCAAGTATTACTAAActccaagcctttgcttggacgTTGAAAGCACCAAGAAAGAtgtgtcatcttatatggcaattgataACGGGTCAGGTGGCAGTGACGAGGAATCTCGCAAGGCGGAATATGAGGTGCGATAATTATTGCCCAAGGTGTGGAGAACTAGAGGAATCTGTAACACATGCAATATTTGAATGCCCTCCGGCTCTCCAAGTGTGGTCCTTATCAGCAACTCCTACGAGCACAGGTATATTCCCAGTGGCCAGCGTCTACACAAACATGGACTATCTattctggaggaagaatgaAATCTTAGCGCCAGACCAAGacagggatccttatccctg CTTTGCATTCGGAGGTAGAAGCactgcgatgggcgatggagaatatgcttcaacactcgccATGCCAGAGCTTTGGAACAGACTGCAAGGAGCTGATTTCAATGATAAAAGAACCCCATGA
- the LOC106450466 gene encoding uncharacterized protein LOC106450466, which translates to MLSLRSLTSFVALPSPINPSPYSRRPSVRCRLTEAAAAFEVVSGESDRAIASSLTELQNGGGWKVEPEQLPPPTAEDGGEGEAEKEEERISSVHVPREKYINVSKSDLVNAVVTTLLDSQDGDADIFLLLATCLDSILHAEHKKVLEQMRADFVATQSLEKVNIGDDESSTTSGRETDSDDETNKTEPGSVVNGYEGLSFPLADGFDIWNFLISTGKQAKRRSAESVTAATRFQRSFIQLLDSAGFEELSARDLALTSALNTDYLLTLPVYVDWNKASESNAIVFRRGYATEKQKGLLLVEKLDYIQSVVLRGIFSTISKPLRKVGKLINKALSEASQTQEIQDLSERVKIWLKELSLFKESYLDLAQTSDKFLEGDSLSDSVLPMRLAAKRAVSRYEGLLTPVGPRERLFRKLLTWIGFISPGYETPFQLANDSNASEPYLRPISLSRMTLGDIWKPASKKACGNDMWKRIKTSISILLSPSTLQEPAFEELILLYTMDAGEKGDKNEDETRSSLQLEIFERIPIPDLPVIFPHRKLYFRIIDTVRLDIASILGLTAYFVNYKFENISSSPSAFFLDVIAVTALVIYATRVVLGYKQTWDRYQLLVNKTLYEKTLASGFGSVHFLLDASEQQQYKESILTYAIILQAGKNQVLHNAMSYQGVQDRCERFLYDNFKIKVEMRVEKAISTLVRLGLVTETLIDGKTKLQAVPCPQAYVSLKEIWNGLLG; encoded by the exons ATGTTGTCTCTTCGAAGCCTCACTAGCTTCGTCGCTCTCCCATCGCCAATCAATCCCTCTCCCTATTCGCGTCGTCCCTCAGTTCGCTGCCGTCTCACCGAGGCTGCTGCAGCTTTTGAAGTGGTCTCCGGAGAGTCAGACCGTGCGATTGCCAGTAGCTTGACTGAGCTCCAAAACGGCGGTGGCTGGAAGGTGGAACCAGAGCAGCTTCCTCCTCCCACGGCGGAAGATGGCGGCGAAGGAGAAGCtgaaaaggaagaagagaggATTTCGAGTGTCCATGTTCCTCGTGAGAAGTACATCAACGTCTCCAAGTCTGATCTCGTTAACGCCGTTGTAACGACGTTACTCGATTCACAAGACGGAGACGCTGACATCTTTCTCCTCCTTGCCAC GTGCTTGGACTCTATCCTTCACGCGGAGCACAAGAAGGTCTTAGAGCAGATGAGAGCCGATTTCGTCGCCACTCAGTCTCTCGAGAAGGTAAACATTGGTGACGATGAGAGCTCTACTACTTCAGGTAGAGAGACTGACTCAGATgatgaaacaaataaaactgaACCTGGGAGTGTTGTTAATGGATACGAGGGTTTATCATTCCCTCTGGCTGATGGTTTTGATATTTGGAACTTTTTGATTTCCACTGGTAAACAAGCAAAGAGACGTTCTGCTGAAAG TGTTACTGCTGCGACTCGGTTCCAGCGTTCCTTTATTCAGCTTCTCGACAGTGCCGGTTTTGAAGAGCTTTCTGCTAGGGATTTGGCTTTGACGTCGGCTCTCAACACGGATTACCTTCTTACTTTGCCTGTTTACGTTGATTGGAACAAGGCATCAGAGTCCAATGCTATTGTTTTCAG GCGTGGATATGCAACTGAGAAGCAGAAGGGTTTGTTACTTGTGGAGAAGCTAGACTATATCCAGTCTGTAGTTCTACGAGGAATCTTCTCTACTATTTCAAAACCCCTGAGAAAAGTTGGAAAATTGATAAACAAG GCATTAAGTGAGGCTTCCCAAACTCAAGAAATTCAAGATTTGTCAGAGAGAGTGAAAATTTGGCTCAAGGAGTTGTCTCTTTTCAAGGAATCATATCTAGACCTAGCCCAAACCTCTGATAAGTTCTTGGAAGGTGATTCCCTCTCAGATTCAGTCCTCCCCATGCGTCTAGCAGCAAAAAGAGCAGTCAGTCGCTATGAAGGGCTTCTCACACCTGTTGGTCCTCGTGAAAGGCTCTTCAGAAAGTTGCTCACGTGGATTGGTTTCATCTCTCCTGGTTATGAAACACCATTCCAGCTAGCTAATGATAGTAATGCATCAGAACCGTATCTGAG GCCAATATCCTTGTCAAGGATGACACTAGGTGATATATGGAAACCTGCTTCAAAGAAAGCCTGTGGAAATGATATGTGGAAAAGGATAAAAACTTCGATTTCCATTCTATTATCACCCTCAACGCTGCAG GAGCCTGCATTTGAGGAACTAATTTTGCTTTACACGATGGATGCGGGTGAAAAAGGTGACAAGAATGAAGATGAAACCCGATCATCATTACAACTGGAGATATTTGAAAGAATTCCAATTCCTGATTTGCCT GTAATTTTCCCTCACAGGAAGCTTTACTTCCGCATCATAGATACA GTGCGTTTGGATATCGCCAGTATTTTGGGACTTACGGCATACTTTGTGAACTACAAGTTTGAGAACATCTCATCATCCCC GTCAGCATTCTTTCTTGATGTGATCGCCGTCACTGCTCTGGTAATCTACGCAACACGTGTGGTTTTGGGTTACAAGCAGACATGGGACAGATATCAA TTGCTAGTAAACAAGACGCTTTATGAGAAAACCTTAGCCAGTGGCTTTGGCTCTGTTCACTTCCTTTTGGATGCCTCGGAGCAGCAACAG TACAAGGAGTCAATATTGACATATGCAATTATCCTTCAAGCCGGAAAGAATCAGGTTCTACATAATGCCATGTCTTACCAGGGAGTTCAAGATAGATGCGAGAGATTCTTGTATGACAATTTCAAAATAAAG GTTGAGATGCGAGTAGAAAAAGCTATAAGCACGTTGGTGAGACTTGGTCTAGTAACAGAGACATTAATCGATGGCAAGACCAAGCTACAAGCTGTTCCTTGTCCTCAGGCTTATGTCTCTCTTAAAGAAATTTGGAACGGTCTTCTTGGTTGA
- the LOC106450468 gene encoding probable plastid-lipid-associated protein 10, chloroplastic, with protein MDRIASATFSCPALSTPRVCRIKPFGLNINTDHRKRFSCRVNTTAAKVVDSELDLEYKKHDLLRAVQETQRGLTATSDQRSVIEEALVTVEGFKGGEAIDLVKLDGTWRLQYTSAPDVVVLFEAASRFPFFQVGQIFQKFECRDRSDGGIIRNVVQWSVPSLLEEQEGATLVVTAKFDKVSSRNIYLQFEEISVRKININEQVQALLAPAILPRSFLNLQILQFIRTFNAQIPVTATSPGRRSVGGLYYLSYLDNNMLLGRSVGGGGVFVFTKSQPLEL; from the exons ATGGACCGAATTGCGTCTGCGACGTTCTCTTGCCCAGCGTTGTCAACGCCTCGCGTTTGTAGGATCAAACCTTTTGGCCTAAACATCAATACCGATCATAGAAAGAGATTTTCTTGTCGAGTAAACACGACAGCAGCTAAG GTCGTGGACAGTGAACTTGACTTAGAATACAAGAAACATGATCTACTGAGAGCTGTTCAAGAAACTCAACGAGGACTCACTGCCACTTCTGATCAACGCTCTGTCATCGAGGAGGCTCTG GTGACTGTAGAAGGGTTTAAAGGTGGTGAAGCCATTGATTTGGTGAAGTTAGATGGAACATGGAGACTACAGTATACATCTGCACCTGATGTTGTTGTTCTGTTCGAAGCTGCCTCAAGATTCCCCTTCTTTCAG GTTGGTCAGATCTTCCAGAAGTTTGAGTGCAGAGATCGATCAGACGGTGGGATCATTCGGAATGTTGTTCAGTGGAGTGTTCCAAGCTTGTTAGAG GAGCAAGAAGGTGCAACACTTGTTGTTACTGCCAAGTTCGATAAGGTCTCTAGTCGAAACATCTACCTTCAGTTTGAAGAG ATAAGTGTTAGAAAGATTAATATCAATGAGCAAGTTCAAGCTCTTCTCGCACCTGCAATTCTCCCACGCTCGTTCTTAAACCTTCAG attttgCAGTTTATACGTACTTTCAATGCTCAGATTCCAGTAACCGCAACCAGTCCAGGAAG GAGATCTGTGGGAGGATTGTATTACCTCTCTTATCTCGATAACAACATGCTCTTGGGTCGATCTGTTGGAGGTGGAGGAGTCTTTGTCTTTACAAAATCTCAACCCCTCGAGCTCTga
- the LOC106450465 gene encoding protein phosphatase 2C 32 — translation MGNGTSRVVGCFVPSYEKNGVDSEFLEPLDEGLGHSFCYVRPSIFESPDITPSNSERFTIDSSTLDSETLSGSFRNEVVLDDPSFLNRHNSKGLGETTFKAISGASVSANVSTARTGNQTALCSSDVLEPAATFESTSSFASIPLQPLPRGGSGPLNGFMSGPLERGFASGPLDRNNGFMSGPIEKGVMSGPLDVSDKSNFSAPLSFRRRKPRFQRFMRSVSGPMRSTLARTFSRRSGGGLSWMQRFFLHPESRVSWPGGKEGKLHGEDHPESCLESNRHLQWAHGRAGEDRVHVVLSEEQGWLFIGIYDGFSGPDAPDFVMSHLYKAIDKELEGLLWVYDEPSEDNPLQPDQEPHSTTQGNLLVPETISEQHSKSAQEGSEEVMTDNNSSLENADGPPGNLAGPGKKSTRLYELLQLERWDGEEVGLKHSVSDMTNQVEDASTSGGNDPCTNENTVLDEIPNSGQLHGSKKSQISSKIRRMYQKQKSLRKKLFPWSYDWHREEEGTTTCVEEKIVESSGPIRRRWSGTVDHDDVLRAMARALESTEEAYMDMVEKSLEINPELALMGSCVLVMLMKDQDVYVMNVGDSRAILAQERLHDRHSNPGFGVEEGMGHKSRSRESLVRMELDRISEESPIHNLTTQISVSNKNRDVTSYRLKMRAVQLSSDHSTSVEEEVSRIRSEHPEDEQSILKDRVKGQLKVTRAFGAGFLKKPSFNEALLEMFRVDYIGTDPYISCEPCTVHHRLTSSDRFLVLCSDGLYEYFSNEEIVAHVTWFIENVPDGDPAQYLIAELLSRAATKNGMEFHDLLDIPQGDRRKYHDDVSVMVVSLEGRIWRSSGQYYPERKPKFNR, via the exons ATGGGAAACGGAACTTCCCGCGTTGTCGGCTGTTTCGTGCCGTCCTACGAGAAAAACGGCGTCGATTCGGAGTTTCTTGAGCCTTTAGACGAAGGTTTAGGGCATTCCTTTTGCTACGTTAGGCCGAGCATCTTCGAGTCTCCGGACATCACTCCCTCTAACTCCGAGAGGTTCACTATTGACTCAAGCACGCTTGACTCCGAGACTCTCAGTGGATCTTTCCGAAACGAGGTCGTTCTTGATGATCCTTCCTTCTTGAATAGACACAACAGTAAAGGTTTGGGGGAGACGACATTTAAGGCGATCTCAGGTGCTTCGGTTAGTGCCAATGTGTCTACTGCTAGGACTGGGAATCAAACGGCATTGTGTTCGAGTGACGTGTTGGAGCCTGCTGCTACATTTGAGAGCACGTCTTCTTTTGCTTCGATTCCTTTGCAACCACTCCCTCGTGGTGGTTCTGGACCGTTGAACGGGTTCATGTCAGGGCCTCTAGAGAGAGGTTTTGCGTCTGGTCCGTTGGATAGGAACAATGGTTTCATGTCAGGGCCTATAGAGAAAGGAGTGATGTCTGGAcctcttgatgtatctgataAATCTAATTTCTCGGCGCCGCTTTCTTTCAGACGCAGAAAGCCTCGGTTTCAGCGGTTTATGAGGAGTGTAAGCGGACCAATGAGAAGTACATTAGCAAGAACATTCTCCAGACGGTCTGGAGGTGGTTTAAGCTGGATGCAACGGTTCTTCTTGCATCCAGAGAGTAGAGTGTCCTGGCCTGGGGGGAAAGAAGGTAAACTACATGGTGAAGACCACCCGGAGAGTTGTCTAGAGAGCAACCGTCATTTGCAGTGGGCTCATGGGAGAGCTGGAGAAGACAGGGTTCATGTTGTGCTTTCGGAGGAGCAAGGATGGCTTTTCATAGGGATATATGATGGGTTTAGTGGACCGGATGCTCCGGACTTCGTGATGAGTCATCTGTACAAAGCTATAGACAAGGAACTGGAAGGTCTTCTCTGGGTTTATGACGAGCCATCTGAAGATAATCCATTGCAGCCAGACCAGGAACCTCATTCTACTACACAGGGTAACTTGTTAGTTCCTGAAACTATCAGTGAGCAGCATTCAAAGTCAGCACAAGAAGGAAGTGAAGAGGTTATGACTGATAATAACAGTAGCCTTGAAAATGCCGATGGTCCACCTGGAAATTTAGCAGGTCCTGGCAAGAAAAGCACGAGGCTTTACGAGCTACTTCAATTGGAACGGTGGGATGGAGAAGAAGTGGGACTTAAACATTCTGTAAGTGATATGACCAATCAGGTCGAAGATGCATCTACTTCAGGTGGGAATGATCCGTGTACCAACGAGAACACCGTTCTTGATGAGATTCCAAACTCAGGGCAACTCCATGGGAGTAAAAAATCACAGATAAGCTCAAAGATAAGAAGAATGTATCAAAAACAAAAGTCTTTACGGAAAAAGCTGTTTCCTTGGAGTTATGATTGGCACagggaagaagaagggacgACGACTTGCGTTGAAGAGAAGATCGTAGAGTCATCAGGACCGATTAGGAGACGCTGGTCAGGAACCGTAGACCATGATGACGTGCTAAGAGCAATGGCTAGAGCGCTAGAAAGCACTGAGGAGGCTTACATGGACATGGTGGAGAAGTCTCTTGAGATAAACCCGGAGCTTGCGCTAATGGGTTCATGCGTTCTCGTAATGCTAATGAAGGATCAAGATGTTTACGTCATGAATGTTGGTGATAGTCGAGCTATCTTGGCTCAGGAAAGGCTCCATGATCGTCATTCTAATCCAGGGTTTGGAGTTGAGGAAGGTATGGGGCATAAGAGTAGGTCGAGAGAGTCGCTAGTGCGTATGGAACTAGATAGAATATCAGAAGAATCTCCAATACACAATCTAACCACTCAGATTAGTGTCTCGAACAAAAACAGAGATGTGACTTCTTACCGGTTAAAGATGAGAGCTGTTCAACTCTCAAGTGACCATAGCACAAGTGTGGAAGAG GAAGTTTCGAGAATTAGATCCGAACATCCAGAAGATGAGCAGTCCATACTCAAAGACAGAGTCAAAGGCCAGCTCAAAGTCACCAGAGCTTTCGGTGCTGGTTTTCTCAAAAAG CCGAGTTTCAACGAAGCTTTGCTTGAGATGTTCAGAGTAGACTACATTGGAACAGATCCGTACATCAGCTGTGAACCGTGTACTGTCCATCACAGGCTCACTTCAAGCGATCGGTTCTTGGTTTTATGCTCTGATGGATTGTATGAATACTTCAGCAACGAAGAGATAGTTGCTCACGTGACTTGGTTCATTGAAAACGTTCCTGATGGTGATCCTGCTCAATACCTCATTGCAGAGCTTCTCTCTCGTGCAGCCACCAAGAACG GGATGGAGTTTCATGATCTGTTGGATATACCTCAAGGAGATAGAAGGAAGTACCATGATGATGTCTCTGTGATGGTTGTGTCTCTTGAAGGAAGGATTTGGCGATCTTCTGGACAATATTATCCTGAGAGAAAACCAAAATTCAATAGATGA
- the LOC106411723 gene encoding pectin acetylesterase 3-like produces MNLRFAAVICCLWLCSVVCVVQSGSSSTDDAIWSLESKLMATSNASQLLMVPLTLIQGAASKGAVCLDGTLPGYHLHRGFGSGANRWLIQLEGGGWCNTRRSCIFRKTTRRGSSNHMEKVLAFTGILSNKANENPDFFNWNRVKLRYCDGASFTGDSEDQSSQLYYRGQRIWQVAMEELLSKGMQKADQALLSGCSAGGLASILHCDQFKELLPGTTKVKCLSDAGMFMDAVDVSGGHSLRNMFQGVVTVQNLQKELSATCTKHLDPTSCFFPQNLVSEIKTPMFLLNAAYDAWQVQESLAPPSADRTGSWKACKSDHSHCNSSQIHFFQDFRSQMVNAVKTFSASAHNGLFINSCFAHCQSERQDTWFAPDSPKLYGKTVAESVGDWYFDRKTVKAIDCSYPCDKTCHDLTF; encoded by the exons ATGAATTTGCGTTTTGCGGCGGTGATATGCTGTCTTTGGCTGTGTTCTGTCGTGTGTGTGGTTCAGAGCGGATCTAGCAGTACTGATGATGCGATCTGGTCGCTGGAAAGTAAATTGATGGCGACATCTAATGCTTCACAGCTTCTCATGGTGCCTCTCACCTTGATTCAAGGAGCTGCTTCCAAAGGAGCTG TGTGTCTGGATGGGACACTACCTGGTTACCATCTACACCGTGGTTTTGGATCAGGTGCTAACCGCTGGCTCATCCAACTCGAG GGAGGAGGATGGTGCAACACACGGAGGAGCTGTATCTTCAGGAAAACCACGCGCCGTGGCTCATCAAACCACATGGAGAAAGTGTTGGCCTTCACTGGAATCTTAAGCAACAAAGCTAATGAGAACCCTG ACTTCTTCAACTGGAACAGAGTCAAATTGCGTTACTGTGATGGCGCCTCTTTCACAGGCGATAGTGAGGACCAG agttCCCAACTTTACTATAGAGGACAAAGAATCTGGCAAGTAGCTATGGAAGAACTTCTCTCCAAAGGCATGCAGAAAGCAGATCAG GCTCTGCTTTCTGGATGTTCAGCTGGAGGGTTAGCTTCCATCCTGCACTGTGATCAGTTTAAGGAACTCTTACCCGGTACTACCAAAGTGAAATGTTTAAGTGATGCTGGAATGTTTATGGATGC AGTGGATGTCTCTGGAGGCCACTCGCTCAGGAACATGTTCCAAGGTGTTGTTACAGTACAG AATCTCCAAAAGGAACTGTCCGCTACTTGTACAAAGCATTTGGATCCAACTTCG TGCTTCTTTCCTCAGAACTTGGTTTCGGAGATTAAGACTCCCATGTTTCTTCTAAATGCAGCTTACGACGCTTGGCag GTACAAGAGAGCTTAGCTCCTCCATCTGCTGACAGAACCGGCTCTTGGAAAGCATGCAAATCAGATCACTCCCATTGTAACTCATCTCAAATCCACTTCTTCCAAG ACTTCAGGAGTCAAATGGTGAATGCTGTAAAGACTTTCTCGGCCTCGGCTCACAACGGTCTGTTCATAAACTCATGCTTCGCCCACTGCCAATCAGAAAGACAGGACACTTGGTTCGCACCAGATTCTCCTAAGCTTTATGGCAAGACGGTAGCTGAATCTGTTGGTGATTGGTACTTTGACAGGAAAACAGTCAAGGCCATAGACTGTTCTTACCCTTGTGACAAAACATGTCACGATCTCACCTTCTGA